A portion of the Streptomyces sp. NBC_01335 genome contains these proteins:
- a CDS encoding vWA domain-containing protein encodes MANFSKSQAPRFSVDVYQNSYLPEGGREVNAIVTVTSTGGGTTGGVPLAGNAGASASASASASASNAAVVLMVDCSGSMDYPPTKMRNARDATAAAIDTLRDGTRFAVVAGTHVARDVYPGNGRLATADHLTKAQAKDALRGLSAGGGTAIGTWLRLADRLFGTAGADLRHGILLTDGRNEHEAPEDLRAALDACAGRFTCDARGVGTDWEVKEVTGIASALLGTADIVADPAGLAADFTRMMENAMGKEVADVALRLWTPVDTEILFVKQVAPSVVDLTGRRTEAGPRAGDYPTGSWGDESRDYHVCVRVPQARIGQEMLAARVSLVLPAPAGGGAPGTLAQGLVRAVWTDDLVASTAMNPQVAHYTGQAELARVIQQGLDARKAGDLNGATAKLGRAVQLASVSGNEDTAKLLSKVVDVVDAATGTVRLKAKVAEADEMTLETRSTKTVRVKK; translated from the coding sequence ATGGCCAACTTCTCCAAGTCGCAAGCGCCGCGGTTCTCCGTCGACGTGTACCAGAACAGTTACCTCCCCGAAGGGGGCCGTGAGGTCAACGCGATCGTCACCGTCACCTCCACGGGAGGCGGCACGACGGGCGGCGTGCCGCTCGCCGGGAACGCGGGCGCGTCCGCATCCGCATCCGCATCCGCATCCGCGTCGAACGCGGCGGTCGTGCTCATGGTCGACTGCTCCGGGTCGATGGACTATCCGCCGACGAAGATGCGCAACGCCCGGGACGCCACCGCGGCGGCCATCGACACCCTGCGCGACGGCACCCGGTTCGCGGTGGTGGCCGGTACGCACGTGGCGAGGGACGTCTACCCGGGCAACGGCCGGCTCGCCACGGCCGACCACCTGACCAAGGCGCAGGCCAAGGACGCGCTGCGCGGGCTGAGCGCGGGCGGCGGCACGGCGATCGGTACCTGGCTGCGCCTCGCCGACCGGCTGTTCGGCACCGCCGGGGCGGATCTGCGGCACGGCATCCTGCTGACCGACGGGCGCAACGAGCACGAGGCGCCGGAGGACCTGCGGGCGGCGCTGGACGCCTGCGCGGGCCGCTTCACCTGTGACGCCCGGGGCGTCGGCACCGACTGGGAGGTGAAGGAGGTCACGGGCATCGCCTCCGCCCTGCTGGGCACCGCAGACATCGTCGCCGACCCGGCCGGGCTGGCGGCGGACTTCACGCGGATGATGGAGAACGCCATGGGCAAGGAGGTCGCGGACGTGGCGCTGCGGCTCTGGACGCCGGTGGACACCGAGATCCTCTTCGTGAAGCAGGTCGCTCCGTCGGTCGTCGACCTGACCGGGCGCCGGACGGAGGCGGGGCCGCGCGCCGGGGACTATCCGACGGGTTCCTGGGGTGACGAATCCCGCGATTATCACGTGTGCGTCAGGGTTCCCCAGGCCCGGATCGGCCAGGAGATGCTGGCGGCGCGGGTCTCTCTGGTCCTCCCGGCCCCTGCGGGCGGGGGCGCTCCGGGGACCCTCGCGCAGGGGCTCGTACGCGCGGTGTGGACCGACGACCTGGTGGCGTCCACGGCGATGAATCCGCAGGTCGCGCACTACACGGGCCAGGCCGAGCTGGCCCGGGTGATCCAGCAGGGACTCGACGCCCGCAAGGCCGGAGACCTGAACGGGGCGACCGCGAAACTGGGGCGCGCGGTGCAGCTCGCGTCGGTCTCCGGCAACGAGGACACCGCGAAGCTGCTTTCGAAGGTGGTCGACGTGGTCGACGCCGCGACAGGTACTGTGCGACTGAAAGCGAAGGTCGCGGAAGCGGACGAGATGACACTCGAAACGCGCTCCACCAAGACCGTTCGCGTCAAGAAGTAG
- a CDS encoding FHA domain-containing protein — MPTCPNGHQSGSEDWCEVCGHRMAGARPPGAVPPPPPPPPPAPGYGYPQGPGPGGQQTAGVELCPQCRTPREPGAPFCEECRWNFLTNTATSYTPLAPQPGAGGGPVPGLNLPPGFQAQPGPRQAPPAPQSQGPQSSGPQSHGPQSHGPQPPQPRDPYEYQGSRPSQLNRPAEPLVPDRDGRQAPPSAFQQGPPPASFQQGPPPPAFQQGQQGQPGQQGQPGQQGRPGQPGPQGGPGGPPPFPQGGQQQFPGHPGQPSFPQGQPGQPGQQGGPGQQGGPGQQGGPPAGFQQSPPPSSFQQSAPPAPGPVSAPEADDWMLPPPSQGQAGAQAGAQAPHAPAPHQQPPHAFQQSPQGAFPPPFPGQGGFPGAQAGPGAQGGQAGPGGQEPPRPATWTAVIAPDRDYFLAMMQRSGPEATGLNLPAYSPEQHLELAGSQVTIGRRRHSTGESPDIDLAVPPEDPGVSHQHAVLVKQPDGGWAVVDQNSTNGTTLNGAEDPIQPYVPVPLQDGDQVHVGAWTTITVRRG, encoded by the coding sequence ATGCCGACCTGCCCGAACGGACACCAGTCGGGTTCCGAGGACTGGTGCGAGGTCTGCGGACATCGCATGGCCGGAGCCCGGCCGCCCGGTGCCGTCCCCCCGCCTCCCCCTCCGCCGCCGCCCGCTCCCGGGTACGGCTATCCGCAGGGCCCCGGCCCCGGCGGCCAGCAGACCGCCGGCGTCGAGCTCTGCCCGCAGTGCCGCACCCCGCGTGAGCCCGGGGCGCCGTTCTGCGAGGAGTGCCGGTGGAACTTCCTCACCAACACGGCCACCTCGTACACCCCGCTGGCTCCGCAGCCCGGCGCCGGTGGCGGCCCCGTGCCCGGTCTCAACCTGCCGCCCGGCTTCCAGGCGCAGCCCGGCCCCCGGCAGGCACCCCCGGCCCCGCAGTCCCAGGGGCCGCAGTCCTCGGGCCCGCAGTCCCACGGCCCGCAGTCCCACGGTCCGCAGCCTCCGCAGCCGCGCGACCCCTACGAGTACCAGGGCTCGCGCCCCTCGCAGCTGAACCGCCCGGCGGAGCCCCTCGTACCGGACCGCGACGGCCGGCAGGCCCCGCCGAGCGCCTTCCAGCAGGGGCCGCCGCCTGCCTCCTTCCAGCAGGGTCCGCCGCCCCCGGCCTTCCAGCAGGGACAGCAGGGACAGCCGGGCCAGCAGGGACAGCCGGGCCAGCAGGGCCGTCCCGGACAGCCGGGCCCCCAGGGCGGGCCGGGCGGGCCGCCGCCGTTCCCGCAGGGCGGGCAGCAGCAGTTCCCCGGCCACCCCGGGCAGCCGTCCTTCCCGCAGGGCCAGCCGGGACAGCCGGGTCAGCAGGGTGGTCCGGGACAGCAGGGCGGCCCGGGACAGCAGGGCGGCCCGCCGGCCGGGTTCCAGCAGAGCCCGCCGCCGTCGTCGTTCCAGCAGAGCGCGCCGCCCGCGCCCGGTCCGGTGTCCGCGCCGGAGGCGGACGACTGGATGCTGCCGCCGCCCTCACAGGGCCAGGCCGGTGCGCAGGCGGGTGCCCAGGCGCCGCACGCCCCCGCGCCGCACCAGCAGCCGCCGCACGCCTTCCAGCAGAGCCCCCAGGGGGCCTTCCCGCCGCCGTTCCCCGGTCAGGGCGGCTTCCCCGGTGCCCAGGCGGGTCCCGGAGCGCAGGGCGGCCAGGCGGGTCCCGGTGGGCAGGAGCCGCCGCGGCCGGCCACCTGGACCGCGGTGATCGCGCCGGACCGTGACTACTTCCTGGCGATGATGCAGCGCAGCGGCCCGGAGGCGACGGGGCTGAACCTGCCCGCGTACTCCCCCGAGCAGCACCTCGAACTCGCGGGCAGCCAGGTCACCATCGGGCGCCGCCGGCACTCCACCGGCGAGTCGCCCGACATCGACCTGGCGGTGCCGCCGGAGGACCCGGGCGTCTCGCACCAGCACGCGGTCCTGGTGAAGCAGCCGGACGGCGGCTGGGCGGTGGTGGACCAGAACTCCACCAACGGCACCACGCTGAACGGCGCCGAGGACCCGATCCAGCCCTACGTGCCGGTCCCGCTCCAGGACGGCGACCAGGTGCACGTCGGCGCGTGGACGACGATCACGGTCCGCCGGGGCTGA